In Gulosibacter molinativorax, a single window of DNA contains:
- a CDS encoding ATP-binding cassette domain-containing protein, with the protein MITIQNLTKKYRGGDELALNGLTAKIRPGSITAVLGPNGSGKTTLFRLLAGHDFATDGDIRIGGRSIATDARIPYFAVAHEGNNFGEARMRDYLAFARTRPGWNESEYGRLAERFSVPAPRKQVSKLSLGQQSSFAIAVALASGAPIVLIDEAHAGMDVPKRNALYEELIRANAEQGRTIVIASHHVGELERVVEDVLIIDRGRIAEATTAEAVSRRFARVLGPREQVLAAVGARPVRSTRQLGPTEEWVVDVAAEPLTQVPGGVMVSPVDFQDAFVALIESGNDLKEESR; encoded by the coding sequence ATGATCACCATTCAGAACCTGACGAAGAAGTACCGCGGGGGAGATGAGTTGGCGCTGAACGGTCTGACGGCCAAGATCCGGCCCGGCAGTATCACCGCGGTGCTCGGACCGAACGGCTCGGGAAAGACCACGCTCTTCCGACTCCTCGCCGGCCACGATTTCGCGACCGATGGCGATATTCGCATCGGCGGTCGGTCGATCGCGACGGATGCGCGCATCCCGTACTTTGCGGTCGCGCACGAGGGCAATAATTTCGGTGAGGCGAGGATGCGCGACTACCTCGCGTTCGCGCGCACTCGGCCGGGCTGGAACGAATCGGAGTACGGCCGGCTCGCAGAGCGGTTCTCGGTGCCCGCGCCTCGGAAGCAAGTGAGCAAGCTGTCGCTTGGGCAGCAGTCGAGCTTCGCGATCGCGGTCGCGCTTGCCTCGGGAGCGCCCATCGTGCTGATCGACGAGGCCCACGCCGGTATGGATGTGCCGAAGCGGAATGCCCTTTACGAGGAACTCATCCGGGCGAACGCCGAGCAGGGTCGCACCATCGTCATCGCGTCGCACCACGTGGGTGAGCTCGAGCGGGTTGTCGAAGACGTGCTCATCATCGATCGCGGCCGGATTGCTGAGGCAACGACGGCGGAGGCCGTGTCACGTCGCTTCGCTCGGGTTCTCGGCCCTCGCGAGCAAGTCCTCGCCGCCGTTGGCGCGCGACCCGTTCGCTCGACGCGTCAGCTCGGCCCGACCGAGGAATGGGTCGTGGATGTCGCGGCGGAACCGCTGACGCAAGTTCCCGGCGGCGTGATGGTCTCGCCGGTTGATTTTCAGGATGCTTTCGTCGCTCTCATCGAGAGCGGCAACGATCTCAAGGAGGAATCACGATGA